The Paracoccus sediminicola genome has a segment encoding these proteins:
- a CDS encoding penicillin acylase family protein: MLTLFRWTLRLTVGLIIGLCLAGVLVWYFAMRSLPDYNARHYVSGIGAPVEIVRSTENVPHIFAESDYDAFFALGLAHAQDRLFQMTVLRRAAQGRLAEIYGERAFAADDLARRMGFARYARAAFPLQDDATRAALTAYADGVNQWVAIVNRDALGRGAPEFFLVPDEIAYWQPADSLAILKLYAAATSRQLPAEVLRAQLSLAAPERGQDLVAGLGEPALPPYASLFPDARLAAATAADAPGWPLDLAGYLRPFSGLSASGFAAGETRTAAGEALLASDPQAALTLPSLWYLARLGLTSGDVIGATIPGMPVMFTGRSARLAWGTAPAQIDDADLHIEEIQPGDRDRYRGPQGWRDFAVRREIIRVRDGTDRAITLRETENGPLLSAAAFGLNSVIPVGYAASLSWTGATAEDRTMSALMGVMTAPDRASAAQAVQGWGTPAARVMLADDEGVSERLVGRVPQRRPEHATLGRMPTPGWVAQNRWEGVEQANDEDNSAGGLAYTTGMLPPLQGEMPLGFDGGDALREDRLRRLLDGREIHSRDSFIDTQLDIVSPAARSLLPLIGADLWFTGEPAAPGTPERQRQDALRLLAEWDGAMSEHLPEPLIYAAWLTALQDRLIRDDLGPLADGITTLQPGFLERVYRNRNNAASWCDIRQSAAVETCSTLARQSLDAAILDLTDRYGPNVTSWRWGDAHEAIQIHPALGPIPRLGWIFNLRQSLSGGDTTLARAPALGRGPQPFQPATGSGYRGVYDLADPDSSVFVIASGQSGHPFSRHYDDLATRWRRGEYVTMSLDPDLARAAAAGVTRLVPASGANPAAPEPAAAPARDAAPEQSAGSG, from the coding sequence ATGCTGACCCTGTTCCGATGGACCCTTCGGCTGACCGTCGGTCTGATCATCGGGCTGTGCCTCGCCGGGGTTCTGGTCTGGTATTTCGCGATGCGCTCGCTGCCCGATTACAACGCGCGGCATTACGTCTCGGGGATCGGCGCGCCGGTCGAGATCGTGCGCAGCACCGAGAATGTCCCGCATATCTTCGCCGAAAGCGATTATGACGCGTTTTTCGCGCTTGGCCTCGCCCATGCCCAGGACCGGCTGTTCCAGATGACGGTGCTGCGGCGCGCGGCGCAGGGAAGGCTGGCCGAGATCTATGGCGAGCGCGCTTTCGCTGCCGACGATCTGGCCCGGCGGATGGGCTTTGCACGCTATGCGCGCGCGGCATTTCCGTTGCAGGACGACGCCACCCGCGCGGCGCTGACCGCCTATGCGGATGGGGTCAATCAATGGGTCGCCATCGTCAATCGCGATGCGCTTGGGCGGGGGGCGCCGGAATTCTTCCTCGTCCCGGACGAGATCGCCTATTGGCAGCCCGCCGACTCGCTGGCGATCCTCAAGCTTTATGCCGCCGCCACCAGCCGCCAGCTTCCCGCCGAGGTGCTGCGCGCGCAGTTGTCGCTGGCCGCGCCGGAACGCGGTCAGGATCTGGTGGCGGGGCTTGGCGAACCGGCGCTGCCGCCCTATGCGAGCCTGTTTCCCGATGCCCGACTGGCGGCTGCGACAGCCGCCGACGCGCCCGGCTGGCCATTGGATCTGGCCGGGTATCTGCGGCCGTTTTCGGGGCTCTCGGCCAGCGGTTTCGCCGCGGGCGAGACCCGCACCGCGGCGGGCGAGGCGCTGCTTGCCAGCGATCCGCAGGCGGCGCTTACCCTGCCCTCGTTGTGGTATCTTGCGCGGCTCGGGCTGACCTCGGGCGATGTGATCGGCGCAACGATCCCGGGCATGCCGGTGATGTTCACCGGGCGTTCGGCGCGGCTGGCATGGGGCACGGCTCCGGCGCAGATCGACGATGCGGATCTGCATATCGAAGAAATCCAGCCGGGCGACAGGGACCGTTACCGCGGCCCGCAGGGCTGGCGCGACTTCGCCGTGCGGCGCGAGATCATCCGGGTGCGCGACGGCACCGACCGTGCCATCACATTGCGCGAAACCGAGAATGGCCCGCTGCTGAGCGCTGCGGCTTTCGGGCTGAACTCGGTGATCCCGGTCGGCTACGCGGCGTCGCTGTCCTGGACCGGCGCCACAGCCGAGGATCGCACCATGAGCGCGCTTATGGGCGTGATGACCGCGCCGGACCGGGCATCGGCAGCCCAGGCCGTGCAGGGCTGGGGCACCCCCGCCGCGCGCGTCATGCTGGCCGATGACGAGGGCGTCTCGGAACGGCTGGTCGGCCGCGTCCCGCAGCGCCGCCCCGAACACGCCACGCTCGGCCGGATGCCGACGCCGGGCTGGGTCGCGCAGAATCGCTGGGAGGGCGTCGAGCAGGCGAATGACGAAGACAACAGCGCCGGCGGGCTGGCCTATACGACCGGGATGCTGCCACCGCTTCAGGGCGAGATGCCGCTCGGCTTCGATGGCGGCGATGCTCTGCGCGAGGACCGGCTGCGTCGGCTTCTCGACGGGCGCGAAATCCACAGCCGCGACAGTTTCATCGACACCCAGCTTGATATCGTCAGCCCGGCGGCGCGCAGCCTTCTGCCGCTGATCGGCGCCGATCTCTGGTTCACCGGCGAGCCCGCCGCCCCCGGCACGCCCGAGCGGCAAAGGCAGGATGCGCTGCGCCTGCTGGCCGAATGGGACGGCGCGATGAGCGAGCATCTGCCCGAGCCGCTGATCTATGCGGCCTGGCTCACCGCGCTTCAAGATCGGCTGATCCGCGACGATCTCGGCCCGCTGGCCGACGGGATCACCACCTTGCAGCCGGGCTTTCTCGAACGCGTGTATCGCAACCGCAACAACGCCGCCTCATGGTGCGATATACGGCAGTCTGCGGCGGTCGAGACCTGTTCAACCCTGGCGCGGCAATCGCTGGATGCGGCGATCCTCGACCTCACCGATCGCTACGGGCCGAACGTGACAAGCTGGCGGTGGGGCGATGCGCATGAGGCGATCCAGATCCATCCCGCGCTTGGCCCGATCCCGCGGCTCGGCTGGATCTTCAATCTTCGCCAGTCGCTGTCCGGCGGAGACACGACGCTGGCCCGCGCCCCGGCGCTCGGTCGCGGGCCGCAGCCCTTTCAGCCGGCGACCGGCTCGGGTTATCGCGGTGTCTATGATCTCGCCGATCCCGACAGCTCGGTCTTCGTGATCGCCTCGGGGCAATCCGGGCATCCCTTCTCGCGCCATTACGACGATCTCGCCACGCGCTGGCGGCGCGGAGAATATGTGACGATGTCGCTCGATCCCGATCTGGCGCGGGCAGCCGCGGCCGGGGTAACGCGGCTTGTGCCCGCCTCGGGCGCAAATCCGGCAGCTCCCGAACCCGCTGCCGCGCCCGCCCGAGACGCGGCGCCAGAACAGAGCGCGGGAAGCGGCTGA
- a CDS encoding PfkB family carbohydrate kinase yields the protein MTDSQLNRQPDLLCIGAMLWDVIGRSSRVMAHGNDMPGRIAHIPGGVALNVALAVARWGLRPAILSAVGRDSEGEALIAAARNNGVLTEHLCREGGPTDVYMAIEDANGLIAAIADAHSLEDAGDMILGPIRDGRLASAERPWRGVAVIDGNLTTEQLTRIATEPGLVSADLRIVPASPGKAERLAPLIGAAQGCFYLNRYEAEILAGRELGDAAQAAQAMLDRGMHRVIVTDGGNQVADGLAGDAIIRATPPCVAIARVTGAGDSFLAAHLAAERDRADRETALHRATEAAAAHVSGKDMP from the coding sequence ATGACCGACAGTCAGTTGAACCGACAGCCCGATCTCCTGTGTATCGGCGCGATGCTGTGGGACGTGATCGGCCGCAGCAGCCGGGTGATGGCGCATGGCAACGACATGCCGGGGCGGATCGCCCATATTCCCGGCGGGGTCGCGCTGAACGTCGCGCTCGCCGTGGCGCGATGGGGGCTGAGGCCCGCGATCCTGTCGGCAGTCGGGCGCGACAGCGAGGGCGAGGCGCTGATCGCGGCGGCGCGCAACAACGGTGTCCTGACGGAACATCTGTGCCGTGAGGGCGGGCCGACCGATGTCTATATGGCGATCGAGGATGCGAACGGCCTGATCGCCGCCATTGCCGACGCGCATTCTCTGGAAGATGCGGGCGACATGATTCTTGGGCCGATCCGCGACGGGCGGCTGGCCTCTGCCGAGCGGCCCTGGCGTGGCGTCGCGGTGATCGACGGCAATCTGACCACCGAACAGCTCACCCGCATCGCCACTGAACCCGGCCTGGTCTCGGCGGATCTTCGGATCGTGCCGGCCAGCCCCGGCAAGGCCGAGCGTCTGGCACCGCTGATCGGCGCGGCGCAGGGCTGTTTTTATCTGAACCGCTACGAGGCCGAGATCCTTGCCGGGCGAGAACTCGGCGACGCCGCGCAGGCCGCGCAGGCCATGCTGGATCGCGGCATGCACCGGGTGATCGTCACCGATGGCGGCAATCAGGTCGCGGACGGGCTGGCAGGCGATGCGATCATCCGGGCGACGCCGCCTTGCGTCGCGATTGCGCGGGTGACCGGGGCGGGCGACAGTTTCCTCGCTGCCCATCTTGCCGCTGAACGAGACCGCGCCGACCGCGAGACGGCGCTTCACCGCGCGACCGAGGCCGCCGCAGCCCATGTGTCGGGAAAGGACATGCCATGA
- a CDS encoding pseudouridine-5'-phosphate glycosidase — translation MNELLEFTPEVAEALRTGAPVVALESTIITHGMPYPQNLEMARQVETTIRAEGATPATIAVIEGRIRIGLDDDAMQRLAKTPSAQVMKLSRADLAVCVATGRTGATTVAATMICAHRAGIGVFATGGIGGVHRGAESSFDISADLQELSQTPVTVICAGAKAILDLPKTLEVLETLGVPVIAFGQDELPAFWSRDSGLRAPLRMDDPAEIARAAATRAALNLPGGQLVANPIPEDAEIPRATIAPIVDQALADAARHRIAAKAVTPYLLQRIFELTEGRSLAANIDLVMNNARLGARIAIAGSRQRAGS, via the coding sequence ATGAACGAATTGCTGGAGTTCACCCCTGAAGTTGCCGAGGCGCTGAGAACCGGTGCGCCGGTCGTGGCACTCGAATCGACCATCATCACCCACGGCATGCCCTATCCGCAGAATCTCGAAATGGCCCGCCAGGTCGAGACGACGATCCGTGCCGAAGGTGCGACTCCGGCCACCATCGCGGTGATCGAGGGGCGCATCCGCATCGGTCTGGACGATGACGCGATGCAGCGCCTGGCCAAAACCCCGTCGGCGCAGGTGATGAAGCTGTCGCGCGCCGATCTGGCGGTCTGCGTCGCCACCGGTCGGACCGGGGCGACCACCGTCGCGGCCACGATGATCTGCGCCCATCGCGCCGGAATCGGCGTCTTTGCAACCGGCGGGATCGGCGGGGTGCATCGCGGTGCCGAAAGCAGCTTTGACATCTCTGCGGATCTGCAAGAGCTTTCGCAGACCCCAGTGACGGTGATCTGTGCCGGCGCCAAGGCGATCCTCGACCTGCCCAAGACGCTCGAGGTGCTGGAAACGCTCGGCGTGCCGGTCATCGCCTTCGGACAGGATGAGCTTCCCGCCTTCTGGTCGCGCGACTCCGGGCTGCGCGCGCCGCTGCGCATGGACGATCCAGCCGAGATCGCCCGCGCCGCCGCTACCCGCGCGGCGCTGAACCTGCCCGGCGGCCAGCTGGTCGCCAACCCGATCCCGGAAGATGCCGAAATCCCCCGCGCCACCATCGCCCCCATCGTCGATCAGGCGCTGGCCGATGCGGCCCGCCATCGCATCGCGGCCAAGGCCGTCACGCCCTATCTGCTGCAACGGATCTTCGAACTGACCGAGGGGCGCTCGCTGGCGGCAAATATCGACCTGGTGATGAACAACGCCCGGCTGGGCGCGCGCATCGCGATTGCCGGCTCCCGGCAGCGCGCGGGATCTTGA
- a CDS encoding DUF502 domain-containing protein gives MNDDHPPHRPARLLRRRTGPLAALRASFLTGLIVIAPIGITVWLIWTLTGWMDSWVLPLIPLRWRPEQHIGIDLRGLGVVVFLIVTLLIGSLARGWFGKLIIGTGEALFARMPIIGAIYGGIKQIAETILSQGDGKFDRACLIEYPRRGVWGLGFVAGPAKGEVAKMAASRGQGRFLAVFVPTTPNPTSGFLLFVPEQDVHILDMTPEEAAKLVISGGLVYPADTTDAAAAAAAAAAARGKSADISTESR, from the coding sequence ATGAATGACGACCACCCGCCCCACCGCCCTGCCCGCCTGCTGCGTCGCCGCACCGGGCCTCTGGCAGCTCTGCGCGCCTCGTTCCTGACCGGGCTGATCGTCATCGCGCCCATCGGCATCACCGTCTGGCTGATCTGGACGCTGACCGGCTGGATGGACAGCTGGGTGCTGCCGCTCATCCCGCTTCGCTGGCGGCCCGAGCAGCATATCGGCATCGACCTGCGCGGGCTTGGCGTGGTGGTGTTCCTGATCGTCACGCTGTTGATCGGCTCATTGGCGCGGGGCTGGTTCGGCAAGCTCATCATCGGCACCGGCGAGGCGCTTTTCGCCCGCATGCCGATCATCGGCGCGATATATGGCGGCATCAAACAGATCGCCGAAACGATCCTCAGCCAGGGCGACGGCAAGTTCGACCGCGCCTGCCTGATCGAATATCCGCGTCGCGGCGTCTGGGGGCTGGGTTTCGTGGCCGGCCCGGCCAAGGGCGAAGTCGCCAAAATGGCCGCCTCACGCGGTCAGGGCCGGTTCCTTGCCGTGTTCGTGCCGACCACGCCGAACCCGACCTCGGGCTTTCTGCTTTTCGTTCCGGAGCAGGATGTGCATATCCTCGACATGACCCCGGAAGAGGCCGCCAAGCTGGTGATCTCGGGCGGGCTCGTCTACCCGGCCGACACCACCGATGCCGCAGCAGCGGCCGCGGCCGCTGCCGCCGCGCGGGGGAAAAGTGCCGACATATCGACCGAATCCCGCTGA
- a CDS encoding patatin-like phospholipase family protein, translating into MDRRRINLALQGGGSHGAFTWGVLDRLLDEEWLDIAAISGTSAGALNGAALQAGLAAAPGRNGRRAARENLQHVWREVGQVSDSRLVRWIHSLMPVPRSFQRMTELFSPFAWLDNMTRLFSPYDYGPFYTNPLRSILRTMPHPHFGGKCDTRIFVNATNVRTGQPRVFADEEVTVDSVLASACLPTIYRAIKIHDPVTGEMEEYWDGGYSGNPSLWPLYHPDLPRDIVVVNINPMRRDDVPHTPAEIADRVNEISFNTALLSELRAVNFVKRLHNEGRLEGKVMKNVLLHMILDDTLMNDLTARTKILPDPGMLERMYEAGKVSADSFLEQHADDINQRDSVDMSALFPRAAAAAAAAAAASVVSAG; encoded by the coding sequence ATGGACCGGCGCAGAATTAACCTTGCCCTTCAGGGCGGCGGCTCGCACGGGGCTTTCACCTGGGGGGTGCTCGACCGGCTGCTCGACGAGGAGTGGCTGGATATCGCCGCCATCAGCGGCACCTCGGCGGGGGCGCTGAACGGCGCTGCATTGCAGGCCGGGCTGGCTGCGGCGCCGGGACGTAACGGGCGGCGTGCCGCGCGGGAAAATCTTCAGCATGTCTGGCGCGAAGTCGGGCAGGTCAGCGATTCGCGTCTGGTGCGCTGGATTCATTCGCTCATGCCGGTGCCGCGCAGCTTCCAGCGCATGACCGAGCTTTTCTCGCCCTTTGCCTGGCTGGACAACATGACCCGTCTGTTCAGCCCCTATGATTACGGGCCTTTCTATACCAACCCGCTGCGCTCGATCCTGCGGACCATGCCGCACCCGCATTTCGGCGGGAAATGCGACACGAGGATTTTCGTGAACGCGACCAATGTGCGCACCGGCCAGCCCCGCGTCTTCGCCGATGAAGAGGTGACGGTGGACTCGGTGCTCGCCTCGGCCTGCCTGCCGACGATCTATCGTGCGATCAAGATCCATGATCCCGTCACCGGCGAGATGGAGGAATATTGGGATGGCGGCTATTCCGGGAACCCGTCGCTTTGGCCGCTTTATCATCCCGATCTGCCGCGTGACATCGTTGTGGTGAACATCAACCCGATGCGCCGCGACGACGTGCCCCATACCCCGGCCGAGATCGCCGATCGGGTGAACGAGATCAGCTTCAACACCGCGCTTCTGTCAGAGCTTCGCGCAGTCAACTTCGTCAAGCGGCTGCATAATGAGGGGCGCCTGGAGGGCAAGGTGATGAAGAATGTGCTGCTGCACATGATCCTCGATGACACGCTGATGAACGACCTCACCGCCCGCACCAAGATCCTGCCCGATCCCGGTATGCTTGAACGCATGTACGAGGCCGGAAAGGTTTCGGCGGACAGTTTCCTGGAACAGCATGCCGATGATATCAATCAGCGGGATTCGGTCGATATGTCGGCACTTTTCCCCCGCGCGGCGGCAGCGGCCGCGGCCGCTGCTGCGGCATCGGTGGTGTCGGCCGGGTAG
- the recG gene encoding ATP-dependent DNA helicase RecG produces the protein MAEPDRIAPKGRPPVLFPLFAGIETLPGIGPKAAEALAGVNITRPRDLIFTLPHAGIARRAVARVADLRPPEIVTMTLSPSRHAAPTGKGRPYRVICEDGQGGDLVLVFFHPRRDWLERELPIGQPRIVSGKVELFDGIAQMVHPDHILPEHAAPPSDYEPVYPLTAGVTQRQMGKGAEAALTRAPELAEWIDPDLLKREGWPGWQAALIQAHAPKSPADLAVSSKPRERLAYDELFAHQMTLALARRQHRRGKGRQSRGDGGLRQRVLDSLPWPPTGAQRRAVAEIEADLAAPERMNRLLQGDVGAGKTLVAMLSLLIAVEAGGQGVLMAPTEILARQHLKALMPLAQAAGIRIEALTGRDKGDARANILTDLAEGRIDILVGTHAVFQDEVRFQDLRLAVIDEQHRFGVAQRVKLAAKGEAAPPDVLVMTATPIPRSLALSQYGDLDLSVLDGKPPGRKPITTVMLDDRRMDEIVDRIGKAVARGARAYWVCPLVEESELSDLTAAEARFSALRARFGEAVRMVHGQMPAEERDAAMADFVAGRAQILVATTVIEVGVDVPEASIMVIERAESFGLAQLHQLRGRVGRGQAASSCVLMYHAPLSETGAKRLQTLRETEDGFRIAETDLEMRGAGDLIGTAQSGLPRFRIADPERQGGLMQTAQRDARAFLERDPEMSSERGRAVRLLLWLLEQDQAIHLIKTG, from the coding sequence ATGGCTGAGCCTGATCGGATAGCGCCAAAGGGCCGCCCGCCGGTCCTGTTTCCGCTTTTTGCCGGGATCGAAACCCTGCCGGGGATCGGACCCAAGGCGGCAGAAGCCTTGGCGGGGGTCAACATTACCCGGCCGCGCGACCTGATCTTTACGCTGCCCCATGCCGGGATTGCGCGTCGGGCCGTGGCGCGGGTGGCCGATCTGCGGCCGCCCGAGATCGTGACCATGACCCTCAGCCCATCCCGCCACGCCGCGCCGACAGGCAAGGGCCGCCCCTATCGGGTGATCTGCGAGGACGGGCAGGGCGGCGATCTGGTGCTGGTCTTCTTCCATCCCCGCCGCGACTGGCTGGAACGCGAATTGCCGATCGGTCAGCCACGCATTGTATCGGGCAAGGTCGAGCTGTTCGACGGTATCGCCCAGATGGTTCATCCCGACCATATCCTGCCAGAACACGCCGCCCCGCCCTCGGATTACGAGCCGGTCTATCCGCTGACCGCCGGGGTGACGCAGCGCCAGATGGGCAAGGGCGCCGAGGCCGCGCTGACCCGCGCGCCCGAACTGGCAGAGTGGATCGACCCGGACCTGCTGAAGCGCGAGGGCTGGCCGGGATGGCAAGCCGCGCTGATCCAGGCCCATGCGCCGAAATCGCCGGCCGATCTGGCGGTGTCCTCAAAGCCGCGGGAACGTCTGGCCTATGACGAGCTGTTCGCACATCAGATGACACTCGCGCTCGCCCGGCGCCAGCATCGGCGCGGCAAGGGGCGGCAGAGCCGGGGCGATGGCGGCTTGCGGCAGAGGGTTCTGGACAGCCTGCCCTGGCCCCCGACCGGGGCGCAGCGCCGGGCCGTGGCCGAGATCGAGGCGGATCTGGCCGCGCCCGAGCGCATGAACAGGCTGCTTCAGGGCGATGTCGGCGCGGGCAAGACGCTTGTGGCGATGCTCTCGCTGCTGATCGCGGTGGAGGCGGGCGGGCAGGGCGTGCTGATGGCCCCGACCGAGATCCTTGCCCGCCAGCATCTCAAGGCGCTGATGCCGCTCGCGCAGGCCGCCGGGATCCGGATCGAGGCGCTGACCGGGCGCGACAAGGGCGATGCGCGGGCCAATATCCTGACCGATCTGGCCGAGGGGCGGATCGATATTCTGGTCGGCACCCATGCCGTGTTTCAGGACGAGGTGCGGTTCCAAGACTTGCGGCTGGCGGTGATCGACGAGCAGCATCGTTTCGGCGTCGCACAGCGGGTCAAGCTGGCCGCGAAGGGAGAGGCCGCCCCGCCCGACGTGCTGGTGATGACCGCGACGCCGATCCCGCGCTCGCTGGCGCTGTCGCAATATGGCGATCTCGACCTGTCGGTGCTGGATGGGAAGCCGCCGGGGCGAAAGCCGATCACCACGGTGATGCTGGATGACCGTCGCATGGACGAAATCGTCGACCGGATCGGCAAGGCGGTCGCGCGCGGGGCGCGGGCCTATTGGGTCTGCCCGCTGGTCGAGGAGTCCGAGCTGTCCGACCTGACCGCCGCCGAGGCGCGCTTTTCGGCGCTGCGCGCGCGGTTCGGCGAAGCGGTGCGCATGGTGCATGGCCAGATGCCCGCCGAGGAACGCGATGCGGCGATGGCGGATTTTGTCGCGGGCCGGGCGCAAATCCTTGTGGCGACAACGGTGATCGAGGTGGGCGTGGATGTGCCCGAAGCCTCGATCATGGTGATCGAGCGGGCCGAGAGCTTCGGGCTGGCGCAGCTTCACCAGCTGCGCGGGCGGGTCGGGCGCGGGCAGGCGGCGTCGAGCTGTGTGCTGATGTATCACGCGCCGTTGTCCGAGACCGGGGCGAAGCGGCTTCAGACCCTGCGCGAGACCGAGGACGGGTTCCGCATCGCCGAGACCGATCTGGAGATGCGCGGCGCGGGCGATCTGATCGGTACGGCGCAATCCGGCCTGCCGCGATTCCGCATCGCCGATCCGGAACGGCAGGGCGGCCTGATGCAGACCGCGCAGCGCGACGCCCGCGCCTTTCTGGAACGCGACCCCGAGATGAGCAGCGAGCGCGGCCGGGCCGTGCGGCTTCTGCTGTGGCTCTTGGAGCAGGATCAGGCGATCCATCTAATCAAGACAGGTTAA
- the ligA gene encoding NAD-dependent DNA ligase LigA: protein MRRQERGQVMAGSDQDSDRTQRDDGAASRDANAIPDPALIEDEVEAADHIAQLTERLAQANLDYHQQDAPTISDAEYDRAKRALAALEEKFPQLAHPDSPTRQVGAPASEAFGKVTHAQRMMSLANAFDESEIADFVARLRSFLGLDTDTPLDFTAEPKIDGLSLSLRYEGGKLVQAATRGDGTVGENVTENARTIADIPQTLKGDAPEIVEIRGEVYMSHADFQALNTGDRVFANPRNAAAGSLRQLDPKITAARPLRFFAYSWGALSQPLAETQMGAVERLAALGFQTNALTRLCRSATEMIAHWETIEAQRASLGYDIDGVVYKVNDLAYQQRLGFRSTTPRWAIAHKFPAETAWTRLNRIEIQVGRTGALSPVARLDPVTVGGVTVSNATLHNEDYIAGINSNGERIRDTDIRVGDWVKVYRAGDVIPKISDVDEEKRSGDENPYSFPETCPECGSDAIREPGDAVRRCTGGLICPAQAIEKLKHFVSRGAFDIEGLGAKQVEAFYHDDSLPIRAPADIFTLAQRDSDALAKLKNRDGWGETSAQNLFDAIEARRTIPLARLIYALGIRHVGEVVAADLARYFGSWDRFLAEVDSAIPAAERHMQADEAILQERAAAEAEGRRARISATRDQVLAQDPKLPKEALAAYETLTNIDGIGAVVVQSLCATFSQEKERASIDALTAQLTIEDAEIPQSSGSPVSGKTIVFTGTLEKMTRAEAKARAEALGAKVSGSVSSRTDLLVAGPGAGSKATKAAELGVEVIDEDAWLSLIG, encoded by the coding sequence ATGCGGCGGCAGGAACGGGGGCAGGTGATGGCCGGGTCGGATCAGGACAGCGACAGGACGCAACGGGACGATGGCGCGGCTTCGCGTGACGCGAATGCGATACCGGACCCGGCGCTGATCGAGGATGAGGTCGAGGCGGCGGATCACATCGCCCAGCTGACCGAGAGGCTCGCGCAGGCCAATCTCGACTATCATCAGCAGGACGCACCGACGATTTCCGATGCGGAATATGACCGCGCCAAGCGCGCTCTCGCGGCGCTCGAAGAAAAATTCCCCCAGCTCGCCCATCCGGACAGCCCGACGCGCCAGGTCGGCGCCCCGGCCTCGGAGGCGTTCGGCAAAGTCACACATGCGCAGCGCATGATGTCGCTCGCCAACGCCTTCGATGAAAGCGAGATCGCCGATTTCGTGGCGCGGCTGCGCAGCTTTCTAGGTCTGGACACCGACACGCCGCTGGATTTCACGGCCGAACCGAAAATCGACGGGCTGTCGCTCTCGCTGCGCTATGAAGGCGGCAAGCTGGTTCAGGCGGCGACGCGTGGCGACGGCACGGTCGGCGAGAACGTCACCGAGAACGCTCGAACCATCGCGGATATTCCACAGACGCTGAAAGGCGACGCGCCCGAGATCGTCGAGATTCGCGGCGAGGTCTATATGTCCCATGCCGATTTCCAGGCTCTGAATACCGGTGACCGGGTTTTCGCCAATCCGCGCAATGCCGCCGCAGGCAGCCTCCGTCAGCTTGACCCGAAAATCACCGCGGCCCGCCCGCTGAGATTCTTTGCCTATAGCTGGGGCGCGCTGTCTCAGCCGCTGGCCGAGACCCAGATGGGCGCGGTGGAACGGCTGGCCGCGCTCGGGTTCCAGACCAACGCGCTGACAAGGCTGTGCCGTAGCGCCACAGAGATGATCGCGCATTGGGAAACCATCGAGGCGCAGCGCGCGAGCCTCGGCTATGATATCGACGGGGTGGTCTATAAGGTCAACGATCTGGCCTATCAGCAGCGGCTCGGCTTCCGCTCGACCACGCCGCGCTGGGCGATTGCGCATAAGTTCCCCGCCGAGACCGCTTGGACCCGGCTGAACAGGATCGAAATCCAGGTCGGCCGGACCGGCGCGCTGTCCCCGGTGGCGCGGCTTGATCCGGTGACGGTGGGCGGGGTGACCGTCTCTAACGCGACGCTGCATAACGAGGATTACATCGCCGGGATCAACTCGAACGGAGAGCGGATCCGCGACACCGATATCCGCGTCGGCGACTGGGTGAAGGTGTATCGCGCGGGCGACGTGATCCCGAAGATCTCCGATGTGGATGAGGAGAAGCGCAGCGGTGACGAAAACCCCTACAGCTTCCCCGAAACCTGCCCGGAATGCGGATCCGACGCGATTCGCGAACCGGGCGACGCGGTACGGCGCTGCACGGGCGGGCTGATCTGCCCGGCGCAGGCCATCGAGAAGCTGAAGCATTTCGTCAGCCGTGGCGCTTTCGACATCGAAGGGCTCGGCGCCAAGCAGGTCGAGGCGTTCTATCACGACGACAGCCTGCCGATCCGCGCGCCCGCCGATATCTTCACCCTCGCGCAGCGCGACAGCGACGCTCTCGCCAAGCTGAAAAACCGCGATGGCTGGGGCGAGACCTCGGCGCAGAATCTCTTCGATGCCATCGAAGCGCGGCGGACGATCCCGCTTGCCCGGCTGATCTATGCGCTTGGCATCCGCCATGTCGGAGAGGTCGTCGCCGCCGATCTGGCGCGCTACTTTGGCAGTTGGGACAGGTTCCTGGCCGAGGTCGACTCGGCCATTCCCGCCGCCGAGCGCCATATGCAGGCCGATGAGGCGATCCTTCAGGAACGCGCCGCCGCCGAGGCCGAGGGGCGCCGCGCCCGGATCAGCGCCACCCGCGACCAGGTGCTGGCGCAGGACCCGAAGCTGCCGAAAGAGGCACTCGCGGCTTACGAGACGCTCACCAATATCGACGGGATCGGGGCGGTCGTCGTCCAGTCGCTCTGCGCGACCTTCTCGCAGGAGAAAGAGCGCGCCAGCATCGACGCCCTGACCGCGCAGTTGACCATCGAGGACGCCGAGATCCCGCAGAGCTCGGGCAGCCCGGTCTCCGGCAAGACCATCGTTTTCACCGGCACGCTGGAGAAAATGACACGCGCCGAGGCGAAGGCGCGGGCCGAGGCACTTGGCGCGAAGGTTTCGGGCTCGGTTTCTTCCAGGACAGATCTGCTGGTCGCGGGGCCGGGGGCGGGGTCCAAGGCGACGAAAGCCGCCGAGCTGGGGGTCGAGGTCATTGACGAGGACGCATGGCTGAGCCTGATCGGATAG